The region TAAATTGCGAGCACTTTTAATATATAGGTACACTAAACTAGTAATAATTTAAACTAAATTATCACTACTACAACGACACATCCATTATATTAACCAACATAGAGGGTTCCAAACTATTCCGAAATTTGTactccttttttccattctccaTTTTAAATTCCCTCTAAAAGCAATTAAGATTTAGAACACAACAAAATAAGAAATAACTCTATTGCGGTGAAGCACTCGATGGAATGGATCTAAACGGAAATTCACTTGTTCACCAACTCCCTTAATTTACATCACAAATCAGACCACAATCTGCAGCTCCAGCTACCGTACTACTATCTTAAAATGCCCTTTGCCGTCTCATATCGCACTGCTTCAAATAGAACCTCAAACCATCACAAGAAAcaacgctgatgctgctaaaGACCGCTGGCATGCGTTGTTGAGGCAAAAAGTTGTTGACTATCTGGCCAAGATAGGCCAATGGCATAATTAAGAATTTACTTTCACTACAAAGCGAACCCCACCGTGCGACGACGGAAAAACATGATGAAATACCATCGGCTGACCAACGGGCGTTTGCTGCGAATAATGCCAGCAAAACAGCGGTGCAAACTTTCATCATTAATCCACAAAAGTATGCTCATCGCGGGGTGGGGAGCGGCGGCTGGCGGTCCTTCTTCCTCCGCTTGCGCTCTCAGAAATTGCCCCACCATTGCCTCGGAGTGTCGGGCGGGCTCCCTGGGCTCCCTCCTGGGAAAATGATAAAGAGCCAGATAACACGGCAAATAGACGATGATGAACTGGGTCGCTGTCAACGAGCCAATGAGGAGTTTTGTCAGGCAAAGCGAACGGCCACGGCCCGTAGCCTcccaccatcgccaccccccacccaccgAAGAGGTCCTGATGGATTGGATGAAAGTTAACACCAGcgtcagctggctggctggctggcgaagcACTCGggcaccaaaaccaaacccttccccagtcccaatCTACTTTCTGTGTTTCCTTTTATGGTACCGCGGCACCCAACCGATCCCACAACGCCCATCGGTCCCGATCTCAGCGAACCATCATTCACCAGCGCTCAAGCGTGACCGTGGCGTGGTTTGGCATGTTTTCCCTGTAGCCTTTTCCGCCCACCGTGTCCGTTGCTTCGTCTTCAGAGGGAAAAACCGAGGAAtcggacagagagagagagcaagagaaagtgAGAGCGTGCTCGGTGGTGGGAGAAAATTAATAATGGCGctaaaagcaaaaataaacTTCTTATTTTGTCAAACAATCATCGCGCTGTAACGAAGCGCAAAACTGGAACCGCCCGCCGGGAAGCGGCAGGACGAAGCAAGCCATGGAGATCGAGGGAGGGAAGCCACCAAGGCCAAAAGTCGAACTTCCAGCTCCATGCCGACTGTTTGTTAGCAGTTAATTTTCTCCGGAAGTCAGACTTTTTCCTACATTCCGTCCCGTTGCCATTCCAATCTTTCCACCCTTCGTTCGCCCTCTTCCCGGAACATGGAACACGGTACACGATCACCCGGGGGCCGGGGTCGGTGTCGAGGAACCGATGGTTGAATGGTTGAATTGATTGGTGAAATGATTGCaatgaacgagcgagcgatttgTACCGACAGGCTgtgggtgcgcgtgtgtgcgtaccTTGTACGTCAacagttccccccccccccccccccaccccctacCACTCCTGGGGCTGGAGCCTCTTGTCGTTCTGAGCCTTTCGGGAAGTGTTTGAAGTGGTTTTTCCCGcagagaaatgaaaatatttaccATTTTGTCGATGCGTTTCCCTCGTTGTTGGTGGTCCCCCGTTTGAGTTTATTGGAGTTcccaaaatggcaaaatggcgatgtttcaccattttttttctcttctttttgggGAATGGAGGGAAAAACGACGCAGGAGGACCGTTACATGGCGGGTTTATTGAGACGCAAGACACTAGGGTGGTTGTCGTTAGGGAACACATTCTATTTCACTTCATTGTTGTACTACGCGTGCTGGCGGATGTAATCGTTGCCAGTGGAGTCACAAGGTTAGAAATGGCTTTTGACACTGTCGATAACCATCGGCAGTGACAAATGAGGCTTCGACAATGTCAAACTCAACACCGGCGCCCCTTGACGATAGAAGCATCGAAAAGGGAAATTATTTTCTTCGTAAACAGTGCCTGCGTCGTGCGTGTTTTGTAGAACACACGATGGACTTTCGGCGAGTCCGTTGAGGAACAGAAGACGTGCTACGGTACGCTTCCCATCCAAAAGGCCTCAAAAGGTTACCAGAACTTCTTTGTCCTTTTGTCGTTGGCCAATTGGTTCCATCGTTTTTCGATCGAAAGAGCAATAATTAGCTCAACAATGAAGTTAGCCAAGATGGTTGACTGGCGTTGAACAGCAGGAAACAGCGAGggacaggaaatggaaacaaaaaaggacaaaaaccGCTCCAGGcggtgttgctactgctggtgcgcctccatttgggTAAACATAATTTTCGCGCAATAACTGCCTACCGGACCCTGCCATCGAATGGTAGTACCCGGGACTGGATCGGCTATTTGTCGACCGAAAGTGCAATAAATGCCTCGCTGAACCGTGGTGAAGACGAGcaacgagcgagaaaaagggatCTCCACCCCAACACacaacgggggaaaaaaagggatcgacAACTCGCTTggtggaaatgaaacgaaataaaaagcaaagaaaagggcGAACGGGACAGACACGGAGGAGCCCGGAAAAAAGGACATCGCCTTCACGGCCGGTAGCAAGTGAGACAAATTGACGAAAATATGATTTTGAATACTTTTGccagggtggcggtggtggtgcaattgGTGACTTTTCCGAGCAACCGAGGTAACTGGCTGTCGGGCTGGTGTCGCGGAGAACGGCACCTCATAAAAGTGAGAGACAGCCAGGGAAGGGGTGGAGAATGTGTGAGTGagcgaaaaaaacagaaacaggaagaaggaaaataaaaagagtGTGTCCCATAAAGCGACGATGCTGGACGGCGATAAGCCGTTCCCGGGACCCGAGAAACACCAGAACGGATGACGAAGTGAGGAAGCTCGCGTTACTCCCGTGGCCGACAACAGCGGCGCAGCCACGATGGTAaaacttttcttctctttgaaaagaagaaaaaaactgccGAACACCACCACGTCGCTACCAAGCCAAGAAGTTCTCGCAGCCAAGAACCGCAGCGAGTCCGAGATGCAGCGACaagtttctgtttcttttttgctgtttgttttggattcgCCAAAAGCTCCGCCATCGAGCCCAACACACGAACGacagaaaaacagagaaagagagaagttttcttatttttcgtccacatcttttttgtgttctttttctGTCTCGACACTGTTTCCCTGGTCTCGTGTTCTCTCTCCCCCCGAACTGTGTGTGCCATAAAATCGGGAAAAGCCCATCCTAACGGAGTGTAAATGGTTTCTGcttcgaagacgaagacgacaacaaagacgacgacgtcgagtgCACCGCGTGGAAGGAGGCGGAGGCGAAGGAAGCAAACTCCGCATCGCAAACAAGCAAGTACCCAGTGCGCCGCGACTTGATGCTTGACGAATTTCTTCCAATAAAAGtcaaccgccaccgccacgacaTTAGCATACCCGCGTCCCCAGCGTCACCGCTGTCCCCTGATGCTGGCAAGCATTGGGCGGCCTCGACCGAGCAACGCTTCGGATTCCCAGAGATTGGAATCAATCTTCGGGCGGTGCCAGCGATATAAAGCATAATTcaaaatgaaatgtaaatctATTCCCTGctcgcactcactcactcaagCGGAGCTCGGCGCTCGGTAGTGCCACCATAACGGGGAAAGTTTTTTAAGATCAGCATTTTCAAAGGGCTATAAAAGAAAGGCGGTGGTAAAGTTATCGAAGCAGTGGTACTGGCACCGGGCGGGCTTAGTGGAAAGCATTAAACGTCGTGACGGCCACTTTACCCCAAGTGAATATCGGCGCTTTATTGCTCCCGAGGTTTATGCGAGTGTTTTTTGCCATTCCGATCCGTTTTAAGTAGGTGTTTAGTCACAAGGCTGCCTGCGACTGTATGCGTTTGGCCAGAGGATTCACGGCTATGCGTTCTCCAGCAGCACGAAGATTCAATTTTGATCAAGCattattttatgaaattcaatttcggcCTCATCGCGATCATACTTGCATCGGTTTAAGGATTCAATCATCACAACTTTGGTGTCCTCGTAACACACGCATGACTTGTCACTgatccgatgatgatcgatctaccaatcgaagcaatccTCGTGGCACAAAAAATTAGCACAATGTGTCTTGTCTAGTGTATTAAGTTTTCTCTTGTGTCTAATTTGTGCTTCTAAATAACAAAACTGGACGGAACAGATTTAAAAACACTTCGAGCGAGTATacgaaagataaacaaatggCTTTTGCGCAGAGCACCTTTTTAAGAATAGAATCTATTGATTATAGGACAACAAACTCTCAAAGGCTTTATTGGTGATCTCCAGCATTCCTAACTGAGATGAATCTCAAAACCTTTAATGATGTCCTAGAATGTAGATCTATTCTGAATGAGACCTTTGGTTTTTTATTATAGAGGCTTTAAATTTAGCGTTCATTCGCCTCTTTGCGTTTCTTTGTACTAATttacaatttaatttcccGTGTCCATTAAAATTAGTCCCTTGGTTGAGAATAATTTATATTATTAGACAAAAGAAACCTCTCGACAGAACTATCAATGTCTGAAATCTTCGAACCTGTTTCGAAACCACAAACGGATCCTGTCAAATGAATAACCACTAGAAAAGCGTATCACTCTATCTTTGAGAAAAACGCACAAACCTCATAATTATCACGCGATGTGGATTGGGAAAATATTGTCCAAAATACATTCATATTGTGACCTTCGGCGAGGAGGACTTCCTTCACCGACCGTATCCGGCGCTCAATGTTAATTATTTGTTTACGTTACTTACCGCTCGGTCTGATAAGGGCGCCCGGTCGCGCAATCGTAAACCAGTCACCCCTCTTGCCGAGCTGCGTTGCTAATTGTGCGGCCAAATGCCATGCCATTTCCTTTCGTCTTGGGCCAATGGCCGAGATCCGAGCGTAGCAGAAAGCCGTCCATCTGAACATTCGAAGCGACTTCTCGTCGGTGCCAGCGAGTCGGCCGGCTTCTCCAGCGGCCCAAAAACCACATACCACACGGTCCCTTCTCCACGGCGAGGCACATTAACAAACacgtctctccctctctctcgcatacaaacacagagagCGCTTTTCGAGCTTATCGGAAATGCTTCATCGTCATAATTTAATAAGTTTCGTGCGGCAACTCGGAACcccgaaacacacactcgaGCCGTGCTTGCTGCCATTTTAAAAGCCTCTAGAGCCGAACCTTCTCGGATGCTGGAGAGCCGTCCCCCCCCCTGCGGGGAAAAGGTAATTTGCACCATCCGGGGGCCATGGTCGACCGCTGGTCTTTGatttgcgacgacgacgacgacgacgacgatgattcgcgatgatgattgccAGATCGCGTGCTGTGTTGCGCAGCATCCACATGATGTCGTCTTTGtcgtcgccagccagccagccagccagctagccagcttcGCTCTCGTCTGTTTTCTGATAACATGGCACGCAAGGGTGCGCGGTCTCTGGCCCGGCTGGGCCCCGTACTGACtagctggcaggctggctggccgtttaTCGCGCCTATCTGATGGTCCGGTTTCGAGCTTCCAGTCGAGTGCACCATCAACCGAAAATGGCTGCCGGCCATCTCGTGGCTCCGGGATCCGGCCGCTCTCCCCCCTTGGCATTATCGCGTTATCTCGCAGCACAACGGACCATATTTACTTTTTAAGCCTCCATGTGGCCCCTGTAAGCGGAGGGCCTCTGGCAGAATTTACTATCcaacgcaaaacaacaaaaaaacacacaagcgaAAAACAGAAGCCCGGGACTAGTTTTTGGGGCGATACCAAACGGGCAGCGGCCGCATCCGCTCGTCGACTTCCGAGTCTCGAAGAAGACGAAGTGGAAGTGCAGCACTAACTTTGCATCAACGGCGTTCCAGTCCCTGctagccagcgagccagccagccagccagccagcgagtcgCCCTCCAATCGCGTCCCATCTATCTTCACGTTCCATTTCCAACCGACAAAAGCGGTAGTGGGCCGCAGCAAGCGCAGAAACGCAGcagcattatttatgctttcgtGTTATCATTAAATTGCATCTTTTCGTGTAATTCAATTCACGAAGCCGGAACCACCGCTTCATTCCTTCCAATGGGGTGAGGGTTGGTAGGGGTTTTAGGTCCTTTATGTCCTTTAGGCTCCATAACAATGAACAAGAGGGATGTAGTTcgtagagagacagagagagagggagagagagaggagaaagacacacaaaaagattttccaagcgaaaaaaaaatgcttgaGACCAAGCCATGCCTTCGAGGGTGCActatgtgtctctgtgtgcctTTGTGTCTGCTTGCATCATCAGCTGAGAAGCATAAGAGCCCAACCGGCCCACCTGTTTCCTGGTTCCTGGAACCTTGAACCACATTCAATATGCAAATTGCGGGCGTATTAAGTATATTGAACTTTTATTGAACAATAACGCCAGGCAAGTAGTCCGGGGCACAGACGGAGGGCGACTCGGTTTCCCCTTCTCGACCGGACTGGTCTGGCGGGAACTAAATTGAATTCCTGCATCGTCTGCGGGCTTCTTCCAATATTAATGTAATAAAAGTGATATACACGACGAGCTTTTTCGGACCGCGGGCCCGCACGGACCGAAGAAGTTCGTTTGAAGAAGCCCAACACTAACCAACGCCAAACGACTTCTCTTCCATTCGTTTCGATGCCGCGGGACAGCATCTGGACGCGACAGTTCCCCCGGGGAAGTGGTCCAATAAAACTCTCCAGAAACTCCACCATAGTGGCATCGTGGAGAGCGCGAAAGCGCGAGAGTAAACGTTTAGACTACTTAATCAAAAGGCCACAATCTCCGGCCACACCACGGAGCGTTTGCCATTTCGGATGCCATTTCCGGAGGAATACAACTCGCTCGCCAAGTCATAAAGACAACATACTAAACTTCCCGACTCCGCGGTGCATGTTTCTGGCAAAAGTATCTTTATTAGAACGCTTGCTGCGCTGCGGCTTTATGTGCCAGCTCGGCATAAAGTGGTCTttacgacgacgccgacgaagACAACGATCGCACCAAACTGTCAATCTGGTGGAATCTACTGTAGTGCCGTGTGTTGTCCGAGAACTAGCCACCAAACAGAAATCCGGACACTGGATTCGGTGGCAGCACGTTGCCCACCACTTTGCTCACGGATCCCAAACCCTGACCGAGGAAGGAACACGAGATGGCCTTCAGTGATTCGAGCTGAGCTCCCCAGAGCGACAGTTGACAGAAGCTgcaagaaaaaagaagcgacCAAAATGTGATCTACAGTTCTCCAGCCTCCTGCGGCTCCTTACCGGAAATCATTGTCCACCGTGATCTTCTCACCGATCTTCACGAACGGTGTACCCTTGCTGGAGAACGTCTTGAACACATTATCCTGATGCATGCTCGTCGTGTTGAGGTAAGCGAACTTTGCGATAAACGAAGAGAACGACTTCCGCGCGTTCTGATCCTTGGGCGAAGTGAGCTTGGCCGTCGCTACCGGATTACCGAACAGATCTTGGGTATCGAACAGCAGCCCCAGCTCATCACCGTGCGCAACCGCTTCGGGAGGTGCCCCATTCGTGCCACTCTTGTTGACGATCGGTAACCCGGCCAGAAAGTCTTTGCCACGCGTACGCTCCGACCGATAATCGAAGCTGTACATGAAGGCTTGCGATGCTTTGCTCCAGGCTTGGGCGGACACAACGGCTGGCAAATTGAACACGGCATCGGTCGTTGCTTCGATGAGTTTACCAAGCACCACCGTCGGATCGAGACCGTTCGGTACTTCCAGGTACTTGTCCAGCTtcagcacaccaccaaccgaatCCAGTCCCTCGAGTTGCTTCTCCACGTTCAGGAAACCATCCAGTCCAACCAGCGAGCTCGTTTTGCGCAGGAAATTCGTCGCACCCTTGAACACCGATTGGACTTCCTTCACTGCAGGGAGAACGGCGATGAGTGATCGCCGACGGATTGCAAGCGACTCCGTCTGTACTTACCGTCGATCGCGTTCGCTGTCTCATCCTTGGCCACACCGATCAGCAGTGGGATCTTCGGAATATTGCCGTCACTCAGGATCGTTTCCGGTTTATCCGTCAGCAGTCCGGGCAATCCACGGCCATCGTCCTTCTCCTCAACGATCGGATTGACGCCCGCGTTCGGTGTCATCCCGTTGATGAGCTTCTCACCGTGGAACCGGTCCGTCTGCAGCTCATTGTCCATCAGCACGATCTCGCTGGTCGTGTGCATCCGGAGACACTTGACCACCTCCGTCTCGTTACCGGCCATGCAACGGTGCTTTCCGGTGGCCTCCCGGTACGCCTCCACCGGTTCCTGTTCGTACGCGTTCGGTTGCAGTGACGAGCCGGACATGGCAACCACCCCAGACACCGAGCTGCGTGCCATCGTAGAGGACGCGAGTACCATAGCGGCCGTCGCTCCCGAACCATGACCAACGAGCTTAATCTGCGCCGGATCCCCACCGAACCAACCGATATAGTCCTTCACCCAGCGCACGGCCGTTGCCATATCGAGCAGGGCCAGATTGCCGGAAAAATCTCGGCTTCCATCGCCAATCAtaccgaacgaaccgagccGATACTGGATCGGCACGAAAATGACACCATTCGAGGTGAGCGGTTCCGCGCCGTACTGGGAAGCGGATCCGTAACGATAGCCACCACCATGAATCCACACGACCACCGGTAGCCCCGTCGTTTCGTCTGGCATCTGGGGTGTGAAGATGTTCAGCAGCAGGCAATCCTCGTTCCCGACCACACGATACGGATTGGTTGGATCCGGCTGTGGACACGGTGGTCCATTGCGGGTCGCATTCACATCGCCACTCAGATGCCGGAAGCGGGATCGCGTGAAGCGGTACTCACCGGTTGGTGGATCGGCGTAGTAGATGCCCCGGAACGAGTAAAGACCGGTGGCACGGTTTCGGGTACCCTCGACACGTGCCGCACGTCCACCGACGCGCACAAACACGACCGGATCGTCGAGCGGTGGAATCGCGGAACGGAGACCACCGACGATCGCTTGAACGACGGGCCCGATGGAGGCCACAGCACACAGTAGCCACACTAACGCTGGACTTACGTACATTGCGAGCTGGATGATGCTTTGGGGCGACCTTCTCCGTTGGTCTCTCCAAAGCTActgaacgaagcaaaagctAGCGATTTGACCGGCGGCTATCAAACATCCAAGGCCAAGAGCGTTGCTGTGGTGCGGAACGAGTGCGGTCAActactttcttcttcttcttatcggACAATGCAAAAAATGGGACTGGGGAGACTTATAATCGGGCCACGGTCGCTCCGGGGAGATGGAGGTTTTGCGGATAAAGATTTGTAACGTTTTTCTGCTTGGAAGTGTCGTCCGTTGCTCTGAGTTGGTGGAACGAATAATTACTTCACAAAATGCTGGACTTAACGTTTCGCTAATTTATTTTGTTGAGACCTGTCAACTTAACAAATTTCAGCCAACGACGTGTTACATTGCTTCGAATTAAGTATATCTTATAGTACTAAACAATCTTGCTTGTTTTTACTGAGTAAACGATAATTCAGAGCAGGCGACAGAATTGTGTAGTCTTCCTCCTACAGCTTCTTCGGCGAATACTGGTGTACGGGGATTAACGGTTAAaccttcttttgctgctaTACTTCTGCAGCTTTGTGACATATTTAGTGTCAATTCTGTGAATTTCTGATACGAATTTAGGATCCatacttgaaaaaatatgttcattgtttgatgtttgatgccCGCCCTACGATTGTTCCATCTCCATGGCTACCTTCAAAGAGTCAATACGCATTAACTGCTTGTCAATCATGTGGAAGAATATGCACCAGATCGCGGCGACCAATAAGAAACTAGAGAAAAAGTTCGCTCAAGTGTGAACTTTGTTTCCAATTCCACCCTAGTCTATTGCCTTTCCCAgaagaaataaatgaaaaagcTCAACCAAGGGGACATAAAAGAAGGTTGTGTAAGTCGTCTGGCACTTTAACGATTCGACATGAAACATGCTCTGAAACTGCCACTAACAGAACGCTCATAAAACTACGCTGCCATCTGCTGCGTGGCATTTGCTTTATCGTTTATCGTTCGTTATAGC is a window of Anopheles aquasalis chromosome 2, idAnoAquaMG_Q_19, whole genome shotgun sequence DNA encoding:
- the LOC126569240 gene encoding carboxylesterase 5A, with the translated sequence MYVSPALVWLLCAVASIGPVVQAIVGGLRSAIPPLDDPVVFVRVGGRAARVEGTRNRATGLYSFRGIYYADPPTGEYRFTRSRFRHLSGDVNATRNGPPCPQPDPTNPYRVVGNEDCLLLNIFTPQMPDETTGLPVVVWIHGGGYRYGSASQYGAEPLTSNGVIFVPIQYRLGSFGMIGDGSRDFSGNLALLDMATAVRWVKDYIGWFGGDPAQIKLVGHGSGATAAMVLASSTMARSSVSGVVAMSGSSLQPNAYEQEPVEAYREATGKHRCMAGNETEVVKCLRMHTTSEIVLMDNELQTDRFHGEKLINGMTPNAGVNPIVEEKDDGRGLPGLLTDKPETILSDGNIPKIPLLIGVAKDETANAIDVKEVQSVFKGATNFLRKTSSLVGLDGFLNVEKQLEGLDSVGGVLKLDKYLEVPNGLDPTVVLGKLIEATTDAVFNLPAVVSAQAWSKASQAFMYSFDYRSERTRGKDFLAGLPIVNKSGTNGAPPEAVAHGDELGLLFDTQDLFGNPVATAKLTSPKDQNARKSFSSFIAKFAYLNTTSMHQDNVFKTFSSKGTPFVKIGEKITVDNDFRFCQLSLWGAQLESLKAISCSFLGQGLGSVSKVVGNVLPPNPVSGFLFGG